A single window of Gigantopelta aegis isolate Gae_Host unplaced genomic scaffold, Gae_host_genome ctg1961_pilon_pilon:::debris, whole genome shotgun sequence DNA harbors:
- the LOC121391216 gene encoding tigger transposable element-derived protein 4-like: MPPKPSKPIALTLEQRVEVIKKSEKDKLSARKIAEHFGAGRTQIDGILKRKAEMLADYDNNQPSDRKGQRKLTGNEDINMLVWKWFQDATARRINVSGPLIKEKALKFAEDLGIASFKASNGWLDSFRHRHNIVAGTQSGERGDFFSK, encoded by the coding sequence atgccaccTAAACCCAGTAAGCCGATCGCGTTAACGTTGGAACAGAGAGTAGAGGTCATTAAAAAATCAGAGAAAGACAAATTGAGTGCTAGAAAAATTGCTGAACATTTCGGGGCGGGTAGAACTCAGATTGATGGCATTTTAAAGAGAAAAGCGGAGATGTTGGCAGATTATGATAACAACCAGCCCTCTGACAGAAAAGGGCAGAGAAAACTTACAGGCAATGAGGATATTAACATGTTGGTTTGGAAATGGTTCCAAGATGCCACTGCTCGTAGAATAAATGTCAGCGGTCCACTGATTAAGGAGAAGGCGTTAAAATTTGCCGAAGATTTGGGAATAGCGAGTTTCAAAGCGTCAAATGGGTGGCTGGATTCATTCAGGCATAGGCACAACATCGTCGCAGGTACACAAAGTGGGGAGCGAGGTGACTTCTTTAGCAAGTGA